Below is a genomic region from Medicago truncatula cultivar Jemalong A17 chromosome 3, MtrunA17r5.0-ANR, whole genome shotgun sequence.
ACAAACACTAAAGGCAACCAAAAAAACAGTAGGGGAGGTCAAATACCTTTATTCGCTTTGCTTTTTCCAATTCAACATGAGAAACATAACTTTCAACTAGAAATTTAAATCCAATCTCCAACTCAGCATCAAATGATCCATCTGGATTACGTTTAACTATCTCCGACCTTTGACACCACGGGACAAAATCATGATAGTAAtcaacagcagcaacaacatcaaataattgcTCTGGAGTGTACCTAATGATCAATGAGTGTATTAGGCTATTAgcttctacttttttttattttattttttgtggaaaATGGGTATATTAGCTTACAGATGCAGGAATGAAAACGATAACAAACTATAAATATTCTAAATCCAACAGTAATGCTTAAAAAGCCAAGGGTAATGTGATGATTCATAGACACGCTCAAATTCATAAAGTTTTTTAACTCTTATAGGAAATCAAATTAGGAGTTTCATGACATAACTTGGCACATCAAAATATTAACAAACCAAATAAATCCCAATATAATATAACTTAAGGATTGAATTAAATCACATAATAAAGCAGGATGGATAATGATGATGGTagaaaaaatttaacttttaaccTTAAGCAGAATCACCTATTGAAACTCTAAAATATCACAAACAAAAATTCTGATTAAGATGCAGCTATCAGCAGCACAACTTCACAAAATTCCAGCTACAATGGAAAATCTTCACATAAGTCAcaaatttatgttattatgcaataaaaaataaaaactagaaTCACAGTGTTACCCCAAAACGCGTTTTTCCTCATAAGTTTTGGAAAGTACACCTTCAACACCATCTCCAACTCCCATAAACTGCCTCAATTGGATAGCTTTATAGCTGTTGGTAACAAAATTTCTCGTAAAGGGGGAAGCTCCAATGCGAGAGCCAAAGGGATGAATTTGATGGGTGGGTTTAAAGGCAATGGTTGAAAAGCATCGACATGCATCCAATTTCTCAATGCTTTTTGTAGACCCAATCAATTGATTGAATCCAGTTTTACGTGTTGCTAAGGATCGAAGTGCCTTTGAGGTCGACAGGAATGGCGGCATTGTCAATAACCAGGAAAAATTGGGGGGATTTTAACCTAATCGAATGGGAATTAGGGATTGGGATTCGAAATTGAAAGATTGTGAAAACCTAAAATCGTAGATTTGGGGGAAATTTGTAAAAATGAGAGGAAATGCGAAATTGTTGGGGCAAGTTAAGAAGAGATTTGGTGGATTTTTAGACACgtgtgttatttatttatttaggctTATTTGTTTATTGGCGTGAGTCAGCAGAGTAATACATGACGTGAAATGCCACGCTACACCGTTTTTAGTTGACTGCTGACCTTACACGCGTAAATATTTTCACAAACACGAGATCGAAATTGGACCAAGATATTCAAACTAACAATTTTCACATTATCATAAGTTTTACTCACAACTTgttcaaccaatttttttcaatattgtttttgcgttttttatttttaaaatagtttattgAGCCAACTTAATCTAGAAATCTCACTTATTCTATGTCTAATCCAATTTTTTAAACACCGATCGATTCATCATTTTATCTCGCAATTAATTTTGAACTTATAATCATCAAGGCTAGAggaattcaccttaaaaataaataaataaagtgtttGAGATTTGAACATCaacttatacatatattatgcaatatctCTTACTAAATAAGTTAAGTTTATGGAGactattttcttttatctttaacttcGTAAATCATTAAATatcatacattaaaaaaaaaaaaaaagcatgtaTCCTCCTTGCTAAACCCAAACTACTGGGCCTAATATCTCCATTAAAACTACATGGTattccctccgtttttaaatataaacaaaatttactttttagattcatttatttaaaaagtcaattttgcttatatttaaaaacggagggagtatatgataatttatttatacaacAACAAGTAGGAATAataacttttgtaaaaaaaaagtaggaataataacaataataataatagttttaccccaaaaaaaacaataataatagttttcatcaaaagaataatatagctcaaaatataataataataataataataataaaacaaaaacaaaaatcaatattgTAAATTACCCCTCTCAAGAAATATTGTaaattaaaacatcaaaatatcaGCTCTCGTCACCTTTTTCAATTCAACATTCCTCCCATTCGTTACAAATCACCACCTTCTAAGAAAACCTAACTCAATTCTCATCTTCTATTCTCTTATTTTGCATGCCTACTCCTAAGAATCGTTCTCCTATAATTGAACTCATCTTTTGAGAATAGATAAGCTCAAAGTGTTGATCGATAAATGTATGTTGAATTTGTAGAGAAAAATAGGATTCAACgacatcataaaaaaattcacgaACAAAGAAACATGGGATTTAATATTTGGTTCGTATTATTCACCTTCTCCCTCATCTCTCTTTAACTTGTTTGTTTAACATTTTTcactttatttgtttttaatggttttattcaattattattgtgggaattaattcaatattttcGTGGAGATTGTTGTTTC
It encodes:
- the LOC11424542 gene encoding coenzyme Q-binding protein COQ10 homolog, mitochondrial, with protein sequence MPPFLSTSKALRSLATRKTGFNQLIGSTKSIEKLDACRCFSTIAFKPTHQIHPFGSRIGASPFTRNFVTNSYKAIQLRQFMGVGDGVEGVLSKTYEEKRVLGYTPEQLFDVVAAVDYYHDFVPWCQRSEIVKRNPDGSFDAELEIGFKFLVESYVSHVELEKAKRIKTTVSQSTLFDHLINIWEFSPGPVPGTCNLYFLVDFKFQSPLYSQIASMFFKEVASRMVGSFTERCRLIYGPGVRVLENSYGHKT